The nucleotide sequence TGTCGGCAAAAAAGCTGGCAAGGCTATCTCTAACTCCACTTGCCTTGCGTTTGCCTCGATTGCGCTCCACTAAATTATCCACTTGTGACAGTCAAAGGGCGGAATGTGGGCTACATATTTACCACTACCCCTAAAAATTTTGCTTAATCTATTACACAGGGCAAGCGCATCTCAAATGCTATTGACAAGCGGGTTGAGAGTTTTCATCAATTTGGGTTAAACAAGCAGCCAAAATCTTGAGCATGTAATTATTATCCATAGCAGCTTGATTCGATTTTTGACGAGTGCTACGCCCTTAAAGATTGTTCTCGATTTTAACCCAATGGAGTCGATTTTCAATCTGCCAATGTCCTTCAGTGAGGCTAATCGTTGTCCTGTAGCGCTCAGGCTAGTGCAGCTTGGCAAAAATAAGTGGCCCCACTCAACGGAGAACCGCTATATATCAAAGCCTAGATGTCTTCTGCGATGCAGACAGGTAAAATCAGCAAGCATGGAAGTTAGCCAACGAACAGAGAAAGCCGGGAGTAATAAACTATGAGATTCGTGTCCGACCCACCGATATCACTCAAAATCCGCAAAATGAAGGAGCGGGTGCGGTGGCTGGAACCGAGTCTTGTGGAGCGGGGAATCGATCAAACCCGGATGGTTTTAGATGATGCCTGTGAGAGTCCAGAGTTTTCATTTTTAGTGGTGGGTGATAGCGGTTCTGGTGCCTATCGGGGAGAAAACCCTCAACGGCAAGTTGCAGAACTAATGCTGCCCCACCGCGAAGAGAGTCGTTTCGTCTTGCACACGGGGGACGTGATCTATCTGGTTGGCTCCAGCGAATACTACCTGAAAAACTTCATTTCTCCCTACCGAGAATTTTTGGTGGGGGGCGAACAACCAGAGCGCATTACTTATGACCAAATGGTCTTCAATACGCCGTTTCTTCCTGTACTAGGGAACCACGATTACTATGACGTGCCGATTATCTACGGTCTGATAGCACACGCGGCTCTGCCACTGCGCCGCCTGTTAAAGTCGAAGTTAGATGGCGGCTTCGACATTGGCTGGCATGGTTCGGGACAAGGCAATGCCTATGCACGGGCGTTTCTTGACTACCTGAAGGCGTTTGACCCCAAGGGAGAATTGGAACATCATCTAGACAGTCATTACACCGCCAAAACCGAAACAGGTCGTTGTCTTCGTTATCAACCGGGACGTTTTACCCGCCTACCTAACCGCTATTACACCTTCCGTAGCGGTGGGATTGATTTCTTTGCACTTGACTCAAATACTTTTAACGCGCCATCACCGCTTCCAGCCACAAAAGAGGGGGACGCTTACCGCCGGGAACTGGAAAAGCGTCGGGATGACCTAGAGCGGCAAAAGCGGCAAATTATTGAAACTTCATCTGAACTTGACTCTAACCAACCTGACGATGCGGAACAGCTTGATGACAATCGTACCAAGTTAGAGCAAATCGACGAGCTTCTGCTCGACATTGAGAAACAACTAGCAGCCGACGAAACAACTGTCATCGACCTGGAACAACTAAACTGGCTTCGACAAAAGCTAATTGAATCTTGGAATACAGCCCAGGTGCGCGGACGTGTGATTTATTTTCACCATCCTCCCTATGTCACGGAAGCGACAAAGTGGCACCAAGCACAAACTTTAGCGATTCGCAACCGACTCCGCCAGGTGCTGGATGCGGTGGCTAATGCTGTAGGCAAGCAGGCGGCGGGGCGTCCGTTGGTCGATCTAATTCTCAGTGGCCATGCTCACTGCTTGGAATATATCCGTACTGGCGATACTGGACACGCAGATTCCAACCTGAACTGGATCGTGTGTGGTGGCAGTGGTTACAGTCTCCGCCGCCAACGCTCCGAAGGGCCGGAATTGACAGAAACTTTTCGGAATAGTCAGAGCGATCGCACCCGCTTGGTAGCGAAATCATTGCTTTTTGTGGGGCGCAATGGTCAAGGTTTCTACAAGCGACGACCGTACTCGTTTTTGCGGATCGATGTCCAAGACGGTCGCCCGCCTAAGTTCAAAATTCGACCGTTTATCGCTGAGCAATTTAGAAAACAGTGGAACAATAGCGAACTTGAACCGTTTGCAATTTAACTTTTGGCTTTGATCTCAGATAGCGGTTTGCAATTGGGTGTAGTACATTCTGACTTCTCCCCACCTCCTCTGTGTTACCCGCATCTGACACACTTGGTTGATTAAGTTTCCAACCCATCAGTAGCGGCTACTGGCAAGGCTACCGGAGGATTTGGGTCGTCTTTTCGCTTGTAGCTAGGCGTATCTGCTGCTGGCACAATAACTTTAAGCGCGTGCTTGATGCTTTTGAGGGTGACGGGCAATTCTCCCAACGGATGACCGTCGATGTGGACTGGTAACTTCGCCTTTGATGTTAGTCTTACCTCTGCAACTTGGTAAGTTTCGATTTTAGAACTCCGACGATATTGTCCCTTGCTAATCGACCAGAAGTGACGAATCAGTTCCCATTTACTAAAGTCGCGGAAGACGCTCACCGTCAGCAGACCATCATCCATAATGGCATCTGGAGCTACAGTAAAACCAGTACCGTAATAAGGGCCGTTGGCGATCGCTACCAGCAAAGCTTCTATCCGAAACTTACTTCGGTTGCGCCCTAGTCGCCGCAGCAAAAATCGCCGCCGAGAGGCAGGTTGAAGGATAGCCTCAGATATTGGACGGTCAAACTGGATATTTAGCCGTTGCGGTTTATAGCCAATTGCCAGTTGAGCAGCTTGGAGCATCCGACCCCAACGCCCACCTTTGATTTCTTCACCTAATGGAAACAGGGCTGCATCCAGTCCCACACCAGCCGCCTCAAAGAAGTAATTTTCATTGTTGGCTTGACCTACATCAATGCTTTTAATTTC is from Funiculus sociatus GB2-C1 and encodes:
- a CDS encoding metallophosphoesterase, coding for MRFVSDPPISLKIRKMKERVRWLEPSLVERGIDQTRMVLDDACESPEFSFLVVGDSGSGAYRGENPQRQVAELMLPHREESRFVLHTGDVIYLVGSSEYYLKNFISPYREFLVGGEQPERITYDQMVFNTPFLPVLGNHDYYDVPIIYGLIAHAALPLRRLLKSKLDGGFDIGWHGSGQGNAYARAFLDYLKAFDPKGELEHHLDSHYTAKTETGRCLRYQPGRFTRLPNRYYTFRSGGIDFFALDSNTFNAPSPLPATKEGDAYRRELEKRRDDLERQKRQIIETSSELDSNQPDDAEQLDDNRTKLEQIDELLLDIEKQLAADETTVIDLEQLNWLRQKLIESWNTAQVRGRVIYFHHPPYVTEATKWHQAQTLAIRNRLRQVLDAVANAVGKQAAGRPLVDLILSGHAHCLEYIRTGDTGHADSNLNWIVCGGSGYSLRRQRSEGPELTETFRNSQSDRTRLVAKSLLFVGRNGQGFYKRRPYSFLRIDVQDGRPPKFKIRPFIAEQFRKQWNNSELEPFAI
- a CDS encoding diacylglycerol kinase family lipid kinase; amino-acid sequence: MNPISGDTQPNPMKLPEIIAGMEAQDIRADLAFTTASESPSLIAQRAVEEGYDMVVVGGGDGTVSEVAKGLIHAPIPLGIIPIGTYNNIARSLNLPTDVAEACAVLAHGEIKSIDVGQANNENYFFEAAGVGLDAALFPLGEEIKGGRWGRMLQAAQLAIGYKPQRLNIQFDRPISEAILQPASRRRFLLRRLGRNRSKFRIEALLVAIANGPYYGTGFTVAPDAIMDDGLLTVSVFRDFSKWELIRHFWSISKGQYRRSSKIETYQVAEVRLTSKAKLPVHIDGHPLGELPVTLKSIKHALKVIVPAADTPSYKRKDDPNPPVALPVAATDGLET